GCCCGAGGGCTACAACACCGTGATCGGGGAGAAGGGCGTGCGCCTGTCGGGAGGCGAGCGCCAGCGCATCGCCATCGCCCGCGCCATCCTGAAGAACGCCCCCATCCTGATCCTGGACGAGGCCACCTCGGCGCTCGACACCGAGTCCGAGTCCCTGGTGCAGTCGGCGCTGCAGAACCTGATGGCCGGGCGCACCGTGTTCGTGATCGCCCACCGGCTCTCCACCGTGCGCCGCGCCGACCGCATCGTCGTCCTGGAGAACGGCACCATCACCGACGCCGGCACCCACGAAGACCTGCTTGGCCGCCTGGGAACGTACCGCAGGTTGTATGATTTGCAGTTCGTAGATGTTGACCAGTCGCGCGTCCCGGCCCCGAACCCATAGCCATGCCCATCCGCTCCATGACGGCGTTCGCCAGCGTCAAAGGACAGGCGCGCGAAGACCTGGGGTTCTCGCTGGCGCTCAAGTCGGTCAACCACCGCTTCCTCGACCTGCACCTGCGCATGCCGGGGCAGACCGACGCGCTGGAGATGAGGATCCGCCGCTTCCTCAAGGAAAAGCTGGCGCGCGGCCACGTGGAGCTGGTCCTGAGCATGGAGAAGGCCGCCAGCAACGGTTTCGCGCTGAACCGCGAGCTGGTGAACGGGTATGTCGCAGCCTTCCGCAGCGCCGCTCAAGAGTTCGGCATCAACGCAGAACCCGACCTGAACGCCATTCTGCGCCTGCCCGGCGCCATGGGCGGCGGGGAAGAAGCGGTGGACGAACAACTCGACGCCGCGGTCATGGCCAA
This genomic window from Terriglobales bacterium contains:
- a CDS encoding ATP-binding cassette domain-containing protein, with translation SSGAGKTTMIHLIPRFFDVSAGRLLIDGHDVRDLTLGSLRAQVGIVTQETILFNDTVRNNIAYGQPHVSDQAVREAAQAALAHDFITAMPEGYNTVIGEKGVRLSGGERQRIAIARAILKNAPILILDEATSALDTESESLVQSALQNLMAGRTVFVIAHRLSTVRRADRIVVLENGTITDAGTHEDLLGRLGTYRRLYDLQFVDVDQSRVPAPNP